From a single Labrenzia sp. PHM005 genomic region:
- a CDS encoding DUF2892 domain-containing protein, with protein MTVERGILFVVGALVLASVLLAVYSNLAWLWLTGILGAHLMQAAFTGFCPVVMTLKKLGLPQRAGFS; from the coding sequence ATGACTGTTGAACGGGGTATTTTATTTGTCGTTGGTGCGCTCGTGCTCGCCAGCGTCTTGCTTGCCGTTTATTCGAACCTCGCCTGGCTGTGGCTGACCGGCATTCTCGGCGCGCATTTGATGCAGGCCGCTTTTACCGGTTTTTGCCCGGTGGTCATGACGCTGAAAAAACTCGGCCTGCCGCAGCGCGCCGGATTTTCTTAA